A genomic segment from Streptosporangium roseum DSM 43021 encodes:
- a CDS encoding sensor histidine kinase, with amino-acid sequence MRNTPGGLRAWLHGHPLISDAALAVALAAAAVPCAYVTSLSGFDAPAGAAGPDALGLTLIVAGCLSPALRRRLPFTMLFLVGVVEMTLASLDRSGSLLWVAALVLVYTIAARRGLALSLCALVLSLTYRAVFAVTAADPGDRTAHLFVALLTMTLWIAGRGVRLRRAYLAELRDRAGRMERAREADTRAARAEERSRIARELHDVVAHHVSVMTVQASAARRVLATNPDGAREALSAIEEMGRTAMAEMRNIVGVLRTDAAPAERNPQPGVQEIPTLVDQMREAGLRTQLWIEGREGSLPPGVDLAVYRLVQEALTNSLRHAGPQARAWVTVRQEPGELAVRVEDDGQGSGAAGPADDRTGHGLVGIRERVALYGGILRIGPRPEGGFEVNARFPLKDV; translated from the coding sequence GTGCGCAACACCCCAGGCGGCCTGCGGGCCTGGCTCCACGGACACCCGCTGATCTCCGACGCCGCCCTGGCGGTGGCGCTTGCGGCCGCCGCCGTGCCGTGCGCCTACGTCACCTCCCTGTCCGGCTTCGACGCCCCGGCCGGCGCCGCCGGGCCCGACGCGCTGGGCCTCACCCTGATCGTGGCCGGCTGCCTGTCCCCGGCGCTGCGCCGGCGTCTGCCGTTCACGATGCTCTTCCTGGTCGGCGTCGTGGAGATGACGCTGGCGTCACTGGACCGGAGCGGCTCCCTGCTCTGGGTCGCCGCGCTGGTGCTGGTCTACACGATCGCCGCCCGTCGCGGCCTGGCGCTCAGCCTGTGCGCGCTGGTGCTGAGCCTCACCTACCGCGCCGTCTTCGCGGTGACGGCCGCCGACCCCGGCGACCGGACGGCGCACCTGTTCGTGGCCCTGCTGACCATGACGCTGTGGATCGCCGGGCGCGGTGTCCGGCTGCGCCGGGCCTACCTCGCCGAGCTGCGCGACCGGGCCGGGCGGATGGAGCGGGCCCGGGAGGCCGACACGCGGGCGGCCAGGGCCGAGGAGCGCTCCCGCATCGCCCGCGAGCTGCACGACGTGGTCGCCCACCACGTGAGCGTGATGACCGTCCAGGCCTCCGCGGCCCGCCGGGTGCTGGCCACCAACCCCGACGGCGCCCGTGAGGCGCTGTCGGCGATCGAGGAGATGGGCCGGACCGCGATGGCCGAGATGCGCAACATCGTGGGCGTGCTCAGGACCGACGCGGCGCCCGCCGAGCGCAACCCCCAGCCGGGGGTGCAGGAGATCCCCACCCTGGTCGACCAGATGCGCGAGGCGGGCCTGCGGACGCAGCTGTGGATCGAGGGCCGGGAGGGCTCGCTGCCGCCCGGCGTCGACCTGGCCGTCTACCGGCTGGTCCAGGAGGCGCTGACCAACAGCCTGCGGCACGCGGGACCGCAGGCCCGCGCCTGGGTGACCGTACGGCAGGAGCCGGGCGAGCTGGCTGTCCGGGTCGAGGACGACGGTCAGGGCTCCGGCGCCGCCGGACCGGCCGACGACCGGACCGGGCACGGGCTGGTCGGCATCCGCGAGCGTGTGGCCCTCTATGGTGGGATCCTGAGGATCGGCCCGCGTCCGGAGGGCGGGTTCGAGGTCAATGCCCGGTTTCCCCTCAAGGACGTGTGA
- a CDS encoding response regulator has product MTIRVLLVDDQPLLRTGFRLILEAEPDVTVVGEAGDGKAAQDQSRALMPDVVLMDIRMPGVDGIEATRRIVREAVSGAHVPKVLVLTTFDLDEYIVEALRAGASGFLLKDVPPDELVQAIRVVAAGDAIVAPSVTRRLLDRFGARLPSAHQQPTPARLDRLTEREMEVLRLIARGMSNAEIAAELVVSETTVKTHVGNVLTKLGLRDRVQAVVLAYETGLITPGAIP; this is encoded by the coding sequence ATGACGATCAGAGTGTTACTGGTGGACGACCAGCCACTGCTGCGCACCGGTTTCCGTCTCATCCTGGAGGCCGAGCCGGATGTCACCGTGGTCGGCGAGGCCGGGGACGGCAAGGCCGCTCAGGACCAGTCGCGGGCGCTGATGCCCGACGTGGTGCTGATGGACATCCGGATGCCGGGCGTGGACGGCATAGAGGCGACCCGCCGGATCGTGCGGGAGGCCGTGAGCGGGGCCCACGTGCCCAAGGTCCTGGTGCTGACGACCTTCGACCTGGACGAATACATCGTGGAGGCGCTGCGCGCCGGGGCCAGCGGCTTCCTGCTGAAGGACGTCCCGCCGGACGAGCTGGTGCAGGCCATCAGGGTGGTCGCGGCGGGGGACGCCATCGTCGCGCCGAGCGTGACCCGGCGGCTGCTGGACAGGTTCGGGGCGCGCCTGCCCTCGGCACACCAGCAGCCCACCCCGGCCCGCCTGGACCGGCTCACCGAGCGCGAGATGGAGGTGCTGCGGCTGATCGCCCGGGGCATGTCCAACGCGGAGATCGCCGCCGAGCTCGTGGTGAGCGAGACGACGGTCAAGACCCACGTCGGCAACGTCCTCACCAAGCTCGGCCTGCGCGACCGGGTCCAGGCCGTGGTCCTGGCCTACGAGACCGGCCTGATCACCCCGGGCGCCATCCCCTAG
- a CDS encoding LysR family transcriptional regulator, whose amino-acid sequence MDVTLPAVRAFVAVARAGSFRGAATSLGVSQPTVSAAVKRLEAGAGRPLLIRDRDGVRLTELGGRLLAHAVAVTTAADELEALLAGDTSGLTVGFMGEAAGTRTSRLFDGIRRASGREVRPRRFDFDDPSCGLLAGTSDLAVVWPPLSTGDALEVLVLGSDRRAVAVPAGDPLARLAEVGPADLAGRVWVVPRSPDPVWRAFRHPGSIGVGDIAGEVESRAIEETLELVAAGQGIALLSQSTDDHYARAGVVFVLLSDGCRCTTAVAWRRADTRPVIARILAGL is encoded by the coding sequence ATGGACGTTACGCTGCCGGCCGTACGGGCGTTCGTCGCCGTGGCCAGGGCCGGGTCGTTCCGGGGCGCGGCCACCTCGCTCGGGGTCAGCCAGCCGACCGTGAGCGCCGCCGTGAAACGCCTGGAGGCCGGCGCCGGACGGCCGCTGCTGATCCGCGACCGCGACGGGGTGCGCCTGACCGAGCTGGGCGGCCGGCTGCTGGCCCACGCCGTGGCGGTGACGACCGCCGCCGACGAGTTGGAGGCCCTGCTGGCCGGGGACACCTCCGGGCTGACCGTGGGATTCATGGGCGAGGCGGCCGGCACGCGCACCTCCCGGCTGTTTGACGGGATACGGCGTGCCTCCGGCAGGGAAGTACGGCCGCGCCGCTTCGATTTCGACGACCCGTCGTGCGGCCTGCTGGCCGGGACCAGCGACCTGGCCGTGGTGTGGCCTCCGCTGAGCACCGGCGACGCCCTGGAGGTGCTGGTCCTCGGCAGCGACCGGAGGGCCGTCGCCGTGCCCGCCGGCGACCCGCTCGCCCGGCTGGCCGAGGTCGGCCCCGCCGACCTGGCCGGCCGCGTCTGGGTGGTGCCCCGCAGCCCCGACCCGGTCTGGCGGGCCTTCCGTCATCCGGGGTCCATCGGTGTCGGGGACATCGCAGGTGAGGTGGAGTCCCGCGCGATCGAGGAGACCCTGGAGCTGGTCGCGGCCGGTCAGGGCATCGCCCTGCTCTCGCAGAGCACCGACGACCACTACGCCCGCGCCGGGGTGGTGTTCGTCCTGCTCTCCGACGGATGCCGCTGCACCACCGCCGTCGCCTGGCGCCGCGCCGACACCCGGCCGGTGATCGCCCGGATCCTCGCCGGACTCTGA
- a CDS encoding AzlC family ABC transporter permease, producing MTYQPNARASETGPWDPADPAAVRPASAGRDGTRSDPGATPGTETGRDGTRSDTGTETGRDGTRSDTGAETGWGGTRSDLGLALGAAAGAATYSAVFGAAAVDRGWSAWEAVLASVAVHAGSSQIVGLSALGGGVPGAPGGASPATGAVIAAVVAASLVNLRLTAFGLALGDVFRTRWGRWLAAHLVSDESVAAAVSRGTPATRRRTFLVVGSLLFTGWVGGTAAGAVLGSVLPHGAREAVDGAAAAAFAALLVPLLRTRRESLVAAGAAGLALVASWWLPPGLPVLVAALAAVPFAVRSA from the coding sequence ATGACATATCAGCCGAACGCACGGGCGTCCGAGACCGGGCCGTGGGATCCGGCCGACCCGGCCGCCGTGCGCCCGGCATCGGCCGGGCGGGACGGCACGCGGTCAGATCCCGGCGCCACCCCCGGCACAGAGACCGGGCGGGACGGCACGCGGTCGGATACCGGCACAGAGACCGGGCGGGACGGCACGCGGTCGGATACCGGCGCGGAGACCGGGTGGGGCGGCACGCGGTCGGATCTCGGGCTCGCGTTGGGCGCGGCGGCCGGTGCGGCCACCTATTCGGCGGTGTTCGGAGCGGCGGCGGTGGACCGGGGCTGGTCCGCGTGGGAGGCGGTGCTGGCCAGTGTCGCGGTGCACGCCGGGAGCAGCCAGATCGTCGGGCTGTCGGCGCTGGGAGGCGGCGTCCCCGGAGCGCCGGGCGGCGCGTCGCCGGCGACCGGGGCGGTGATCGCGGCGGTGGTCGCCGCCTCGCTGGTCAACCTGCGGCTGACCGCGTTCGGGCTGGCGCTCGGCGACGTCTTCCGGACCCGGTGGGGCCGATGGCTCGCCGCGCACCTGGTCTCCGACGAGTCGGTGGCGGCCGCGGTGTCACGGGGGACCCCGGCCACCCGCAGGCGGACGTTCCTGGTGGTCGGGTCGCTGCTGTTCACCGGCTGGGTGGGCGGCACGGCCGCCGGTGCGGTGCTCGGCTCGGTGCTGCCCCACGGGGCGCGGGAGGCGGTGGACGGCGCCGCCGCGGCCGCCTTCGCCGCACTGCTCGTCCCTCTGCTCCGCACCCGCCGCGAGTCGCTGGTCGCCGCCGGGGCGGCCGGCCTGGCGCTGGTGGCGTCGTGGTGGCTGCCGCCGGGCCTGCCGGTCCTCGTCGCCGCGCTGGCCGCCGTCCCGTTCGCGGTGCGGTCGGCATGA
- a CDS encoding AzlD domain-containing protein, whose translation MNVVLFVAGLAVVTYLLRLAGVSAAARDTGDGRRSLFTALLPVALLAAVAALQAAPGGRPVAHLVVAAAVAGVAVRRLGFLPAMLLGTAAGALVTLGGLL comes from the coding sequence ATGAACGTCGTGCTGTTCGTCGCGGGCCTGGCCGTCGTGACCTACCTGCTCCGGCTGGCCGGGGTGAGCGCCGCGGCGCGGGATACGGGGGACGGCCGCCGGAGCCTGTTCACCGCGCTGCTGCCGGTGGCGCTGCTGGCCGCCGTCGCGGCCCTCCAGGCCGCACCGGGCGGCCGCCCGGTGGCCCACCTGGTCGTCGCCGCCGCCGTGGCGGGCGTGGCAGTCCGCCGCCTGGGATTCCTGCCCGCCATGCTCCTCGGCACCGCCGCCGGAGCGCTTGTGACTCTTGGAGGACTTCTGTGA
- a CDS encoding GNAT family N-acetyltransferase: MIIRELTPDDLGACLRLAADRQWSREERKWLFLLQGGEGYGMVDPGGELVATAILTRYGTRTAAISMVLVASRHGRQGLGGRLIGHILDQARGATVFLNATATGRPLYERLGFRVTSPVAMHLGTFTGQAAGASRPASPEDLKAIADLDAEVVGADRSALLTRLFDFAEQIRVIEDRGVVTGYAGMWRNMGNTVVGPVIAADPADARRLIADLASQVGGPARIEVEESRRELAEWLTRHGMVAGMRTSDMVAGTEPLPGDRSRYFAPVMSALG; this comes from the coding sequence GTGATCATCCGTGAACTGACCCCTGACGACCTCGGCGCCTGCCTGCGGCTCGCGGCGGACCGGCAGTGGTCGCGCGAGGAGCGCAAGTGGCTGTTCCTGCTCCAGGGCGGGGAGGGCTACGGGATGGTGGACCCCGGCGGCGAGCTGGTGGCCACCGCCATCCTGACCCGCTACGGCACCCGCACCGCCGCGATCAGCATGGTGCTGGTTGCCTCGCGTCACGGGCGCCAGGGGCTGGGGGGCCGCCTGATCGGCCACATTCTGGACCAGGCGCGCGGCGCGACCGTCTTCCTGAACGCGACCGCGACGGGCCGTCCCCTGTACGAGCGGCTCGGCTTCCGGGTGACGAGCCCGGTCGCCATGCATCTGGGGACCTTCACCGGGCAGGCGGCCGGCGCGTCCCGCCCCGCCTCCCCCGAGGACCTGAAGGCGATCGCCGACCTCGACGCGGAGGTCGTCGGTGCCGACCGCTCGGCCCTCCTGACGAGGCTGTTCGACTTCGCCGAGCAGATCCGGGTGATCGAGGACCGGGGAGTGGTCACGGGCTACGCCGGCATGTGGCGCAATATGGGCAACACGGTCGTCGGGCCGGTGATCGCCGCGGATCCGGCGGACGCCCGGCGGCTGATCGCCGACCTCGCCTCCCAGGTCGGGGGCCCGGCCCGGATCGAGGTCGAGGAGAGCCGCCGGGAGCTGGCGGAGTGGCTGACCAGGCACGGCATGGTGGCGGGGATGAGGACCTCGGACATGGTCGCCGGCACCGAGCCGCTCCCCGGCGACCGGAGCAGGTATTTCGCCCCGGTCATGTCCGCACTGGGGTGA
- a CDS encoding ABC transporter ATP-binding protein — MTTPNEPLLSVQDLQKHFPVTKGLLKRQVGAVKAVDGISFDVFKGETLGVVGESGCGKSTMGRLVTRLLEPTGGKVVFEGQDITHMSQGRLRPLRRDMQMIFQDPFSSLNPRHTVGAIVGAPFRIQGIKTEHGTKKAVQDILELVGLNPEHYNRYPHEFSGGQRQRIGIARTLALKPKMIIADEPVSALDVSIQAQVVNLLEDLQNELDLTYVVIAHDLSVVRHISDRVAVMYLGKLVELADRKDLYESPMHPYTNALMSAVPIPDPARRNDRERIRLQGDVPSPLSPPPACRFHTRCWKAQAICKVEEPPLVELAPRHQVACHFPENVSKESTEAVSA, encoded by the coding sequence GTGACCACTCCTAATGAGCCGCTGCTGTCCGTCCAGGACCTGCAGAAGCACTTCCCGGTGACGAAGGGGCTGCTCAAGCGGCAGGTCGGCGCGGTGAAGGCGGTCGACGGGATCAGTTTCGACGTCTTCAAGGGCGAGACGCTGGGCGTGGTCGGCGAGTCGGGCTGCGGCAAGTCCACCATGGGACGGCTGGTCACCCGGCTGCTGGAGCCGACCGGCGGCAAGGTGGTGTTCGAGGGGCAGGACATCACGCACATGTCGCAGGGCAGGCTCCGCCCGCTCCGCCGCGACATGCAGATGATCTTCCAGGACCCGTTCTCGTCGCTGAACCCGCGCCACACCGTGGGAGCGATCGTGGGAGCGCCGTTCCGGATCCAGGGCATCAAGACCGAGCACGGCACCAAGAAGGCCGTGCAGGACATCCTGGAGCTGGTGGGGCTCAACCCCGAGCACTACAACCGCTACCCGCACGAGTTCTCCGGTGGCCAGCGCCAGCGGATCGGCATCGCCCGCACCCTCGCGCTCAAGCCGAAGATGATCATCGCGGACGAGCCGGTGTCGGCGCTGGACGTGTCGATCCAGGCGCAGGTGGTGAACCTGCTGGAGGACCTGCAGAACGAGCTGGACCTGACCTACGTGGTGATCGCCCACGACCTGTCGGTGGTCCGGCACATCAGCGACCGGGTCGCCGTCATGTACCTGGGCAAGCTCGTCGAGCTGGCCGACCGGAAAGACCTGTACGAGTCGCCCATGCACCCGTACACCAACGCGCTGATGTCCGCGGTCCCCATCCCCGACCCGGCCCGGCGCAACGACCGCGAGCGCATCCGCCTCCAGGGTGACGTGCCCAGCCCGCTGAGCCCGCCGCCCGCCTGCCGCTTCCACACCCGGTGCTGGAAAGCCCAGGCGATCTGCAAGGTGGAGGAGCCGCCGCTGGTCGAGCTGGCTCCCCGGCACCAGGTGGCCTGCCACTTCCCGGAGAACGTCTCCAAGGAATCCACCGAAGCCGTTTCCGCCTGA
- a CDS encoding ABC transporter ATP-binding protein: MSFLELKDLKIHFPTDDGLVKSVDGLTFSLERGSTLGIVGESGSGKSVTSLGILGLHKGGHARISGEIWLDGEELVSASQEHVRGLRGKKMAMIFQDPLSAMHPYYTVGDQIVEAYRIHHSVNKKVARKHAIDMLGRVGIPEPGRRVDAYPHEFSGGMRQRAMIAMALSCDPELLIADEPTTALDVTVQAQILDLMRDLQREFNSALIIITHDLGVVAELSDDILVMYGGKCIEYGAAEDIFYRPEHPYTWGLLGSMPRLDRERTERLMPIKGSPPSLINIPSGCAFHPRCPYSDRTHSKADTEVPALLETEGGHLVRCHLPREERRSLWENEIKPMLETT; the protein is encoded by the coding sequence GTGAGCTTCCTTGAACTGAAGGACCTGAAGATCCACTTCCCGACCGACGACGGGCTGGTCAAGTCCGTCGACGGGCTGACCTTCTCGCTGGAGCGGGGCAGCACGCTCGGGATCGTGGGAGAGTCCGGATCCGGAAAGAGCGTCACCAGCCTGGGCATCCTGGGGCTGCACAAGGGCGGCCACGCCAGGATCTCCGGTGAGATCTGGCTGGACGGGGAGGAGCTGGTCAGCGCCTCCCAGGAGCACGTGCGCGGGCTGCGCGGCAAGAAGATGGCGATGATCTTCCAGGATCCGCTGTCGGCGATGCACCCCTACTACACGGTCGGCGACCAGATCGTGGAGGCATACCGGATCCACCACAGCGTGAACAAGAAGGTCGCGCGCAAGCACGCGATCGACATGCTCGGCCGGGTGGGCATCCCGGAGCCGGGCCGCCGGGTGGACGCGTATCCGCACGAGTTCTCCGGCGGCATGCGGCAGCGCGCGATGATCGCGATGGCGCTGTCGTGCGACCCGGAGCTGCTGATCGCCGACGAGCCGACCACCGCGCTGGACGTGACCGTACAGGCCCAGATCCTGGACCTGATGCGGGATCTGCAGCGGGAGTTCAACTCCGCCCTCATCATCATCACCCACGATCTGGGCGTCGTGGCCGAGCTGTCGGACGACATCCTGGTCATGTACGGCGGCAAGTGCATCGAGTACGGCGCGGCGGAGGACATCTTCTACCGTCCCGAGCACCCCTACACATGGGGTTTGCTGGGGTCGATGCCCCGCCTGGACCGGGAGCGCACCGAGCGGCTGATGCCGATCAAGGGCTCCCCGCCCTCACTGATCAACATCCCGTCGGGCTGCGCCTTCCACCCCCGCTGCCCCTACTCCGACCGGACGCACAGCAAGGCCGACACCGAGGTGCCGGCTCTCCTGGAGACCGAGGGCGGTCACCTGGTCCGCTGCCACCTGCCCCGTGAGGAGCGGCGGTCGCTCTGGGAGAACGAGATCAAGCCGATGCTGGAGACCACGTGA